One genomic segment of Fervidobacterium pennivorans includes these proteins:
- a CDS encoding response regulator transcription factor: MENAPKILIVEDDRKLRRLLEMELEHAGYKVASFDNGIDALENFKQLAPDLVILDIMLPDMDGYEIAQNLRKLSPDVLILMLTALGMKKDKLTGFESGADDYLTKPFDNEELLARIKALLRRKHIDVSRPYRIGRLEIYEDRRTVYYDGKEIDLTKTEFELLMYLVKNRNRAVSKEEILNAVWGIDYYGSDNTVEVYINYLRKKLSPDLIKTVRGIGYRLVGEELETNH; encoded by the coding sequence ATGGAAAACGCTCCAAAAATTCTGATTGTTGAAGATGACAGAAAACTTCGCCGACTTCTAGAGATGGAACTTGAACATGCAGGTTACAAAGTAGCTTCATTTGATAATGGTATAGATGCTCTTGAGAATTTCAAGCAATTAGCACCAGATTTAGTGATACTCGATATAATGCTTCCAGATATGGACGGTTATGAAATAGCGCAAAATCTAAGAAAACTTAGTCCAGATGTGCTAATCTTGATGCTCACAGCTCTTGGGATGAAAAAAGATAAACTTACAGGATTTGAGTCAGGAGCAGATGATTACCTTACAAAGCCTTTTGATAATGAAGAACTCTTAGCTCGTATTAAAGCACTTTTAAGAAGAAAGCATATCGATGTCTCAAGACCATACAGGATAGGTCGTTTAGAAATCTACGAAGATAGAAGAACTGTGTACTATGATGGTAAAGAAATTGACCTAACAAAAACTGAGTTTGAGTTGTTGATGTATTTAGTTAAAAACAGAAATCGAGCTGTTAGCAAAGAAGAAATACTAAATGCTGTTTGGGGCATAGATTATTATGGTTCAGACAACACTGTGGAGGTTTACATAAATTACCTCAGAAAAAAGCTCTCACCTGATTTGATAAAAACAGTGAGGGGAATAGGTTACAGACTGGTTGGTGAAGAACTTGAAACTAACCACTAA
- a CDS encoding sensor histidine kinase, producing the protein MKNLKLTTKLALVNTFATVILVSFVLGLTYLYFYKLAMRPVLEDFSNPGRFVTVVSTPFGKQYIVLRWDVYVADLEERVVVNDPYGIGLVEETGLKKIGNRYFYMMSVQNVIVGKEITAVIRFLENIRKLFILAILLLAIGVAVFTYFLTRKNVKELKEFIAQIELLGGTDVTKRVEMATTTYELKELVQKFNELMERIERSYKAQEAFVSAVSHELRTPVATLVGYVNMLKRWGMNNENVLRESVQAIEESSKEIKEIIENMLLIARVETLTEENIELKSFCYELLQQKFRNRNHESTDVEIRGEGVMKTNREGLGIILTILLDNAFNHGAPPYLIEIKNNEIAVVNHGEKIPEEVIPKIFERFFKGEKSTGTGLGLYIANEIAKKLGLKIQVDSTEERTIFKIVKD; encoded by the coding sequence GTGAAGAACTTGAAACTAACCACTAAGCTTGCGCTTGTAAATACTTTTGCAACGGTCATTCTGGTTTCGTTCGTTTTAGGACTTACTTATCTATACTTCTACAAGCTCGCCATGAGACCTGTCCTTGAAGATTTTTCCAACCCCGGAAGGTTTGTAACCGTTGTTTCTACACCTTTTGGTAAGCAATACATTGTGTTAAGATGGGATGTATATGTTGCAGATTTGGAAGAACGGGTAGTAGTTAATGACCCATATGGAATAGGTCTAGTTGAAGAAACGGGGTTAAAGAAAATAGGAAATCGCTATTTTTACATGATGTCCGTTCAAAATGTGATAGTAGGAAAGGAAATAACTGCAGTAATCAGATTTCTCGAAAACATTCGGAAGCTTTTTATCCTCGCTATTTTGCTTCTTGCAATAGGTGTAGCAGTGTTTACTTACTTTCTGACAAGGAAGAACGTTAAAGAATTGAAGGAGTTCATAGCACAAATTGAATTGCTTGGTGGCACGGATGTTACAAAAAGAGTTGAGATGGCGACTACCACGTATGAATTGAAAGAGCTGGTTCAAAAGTTCAACGAATTGATGGAAAGAATAGAGAGGTCCTATAAAGCTCAAGAAGCTTTTGTTTCGGCCGTATCGCACGAATTAAGAACACCTGTTGCAACGTTGGTAGGTTATGTTAATATGCTTAAACGTTGGGGTATGAACAACGAGAATGTTTTGAGGGAGTCAGTTCAGGCAATAGAGGAAAGTAGTAAAGAGATAAAAGAAATAATTGAAAACATGCTATTGATTGCGAGGGTGGAAACTCTTACAGAAGAGAATATAGAGCTCAAAAGTTTTTGCTATGAATTACTGCAGCAGAAATTTAGAAACAGAAACCATGAATCTACCGATGTGGAAATTCGTGGAGAAGGAGTAATGAAAACAAATAGGGAAGGGCTGGGTATAATTTTGACGATATTGCTGGACAACGCTTTTAACCATGGAGCGCCTCCTTACTTAATTGAGATAAAAAATAACGAAATTGCCGTTGTCAACCATGGTGAAAAGATACCTGAAGAGGTTATTCCGAAAATCTTTGAGCGCTTCTTCAAAGGTGAGAAATCGACAGGAACTGGTTTGGGACTTTATATCGCAAACGAAATCGCTAAAAAATTGGGTTTAAAGATACAAGTTGATAGCACAGAAGAAAGGACTATCTTTAAGATAGTGAAAGACTGA